From a single Sulfitobacter faviae genomic region:
- a CDS encoding thiamine pyrophosphate-binding protein yields the protein MLQKTSLKARTGGQVLVDQLLIHGADTAYCVPGESYLEVLDALHDVQDRFNLINARHEAGAANMAETYGKLTGKPGICMVTRGPGACHAAIGVHIAQQDSTPMILLVGQIARDTTDREAFQEVDYRAMFGPIAKWAAQIDDPARVPEYMARAFRVATSGRPGPVVISLPEDMLTEVVSVADARPYTATHAGLSPDSLDMLKTEIAQAERPLLLLGGSGWSDGSAAAITRFAEANKIPVTTSFRRQDIVNNLSPVYAGDFGTSTAPSLYAHQREADLLIVIGARLGEMTTKTYTTMQSPNPETRLVHLYPEADEIGRVYSPDLGIAAAPVAVAAALDGVDLGRAEAWGDWCDKLHADYLTDTEAPNGGDWDLDMGVALAQLRDELPDDVVVTLDAGNHTGWAQRFLRFGRPGRIVGSTCGAMGYSVPAAVAASIADPERLTLSFVGDGGFMMSGNELATAAQYGGRPIVLLFNNGIYGTIRMHQERDHPERISGTTLQNQDFVKMAEGLGAHAERVTKTEDFAAAFTRARESGRPALIELVTDPEQISTRTTISKLRAAAQKKVDADQR from the coding sequence ATGCTGCAAAAAACATCCCTCAAGGCGCGGACCGGCGGACAGGTCCTTGTGGATCAGCTTTTGATCCACGGCGCCGACACCGCCTATTGCGTGCCCGGCGAAAGCTACCTTGAGGTGCTGGACGCGCTGCATGACGTGCAGGACCGTTTCAACCTGATCAACGCCCGGCACGAAGCCGGAGCCGCGAATATGGCCGAGACCTATGGCAAGCTCACCGGCAAGCCTGGCATCTGCATGGTCACCCGCGGCCCCGGGGCCTGCCACGCGGCCATCGGCGTGCATATCGCGCAGCAAGACAGCACGCCGATGATCCTGCTCGTGGGCCAGATCGCCCGCGACACCACCGACCGCGAAGCCTTTCAGGAAGTCGACTACCGCGCCATGTTCGGCCCCATCGCCAAATGGGCCGCCCAGATCGACGACCCGGCGCGGGTGCCGGAATATATGGCCCGCGCCTTCCGCGTGGCGACCTCGGGCCGCCCCGGCCCGGTGGTGATCTCCCTGCCCGAAGACATGCTGACCGAGGTGGTTTCCGTCGCCGATGCGCGGCCCTATACGGCCACCCATGCCGGCCTGTCGCCCGATAGCCTCGATATGCTCAAGACCGAGATCGCGCAAGCCGAACGGCCCCTGCTGCTGCTCGGCGGCTCCGGCTGGTCGGATGGAAGTGCGGCGGCCATCACCCGCTTTGCCGAGGCCAACAAGATCCCCGTCACCACCTCTTTCCGGCGACAGGACATCGTGAACAACCTCTCGCCGGTCTATGCAGGCGATTTCGGCACCTCCACCGCGCCCAGTCTTTACGCGCATCAACGCGAGGCGGATTTGCTCATCGTGATCGGCGCGCGTTTGGGCGAGATGACGACCAAGACCTACACCACCATGCAATCACCCAACCCCGAGACCCGTCTGGTGCATCTCTATCCGGAGGCGGATGAGATCGGCCGCGTCTATTCACCGGATTTGGGCATCGCCGCGGCGCCCGTCGCTGTGGCCGCGGCCTTGGACGGCGTCGATCTTGGCCGGGCAGAGGCATGGGGCGATTGGTGCGACAAGCTGCATGCCGATTACCTCACCGATACCGAAGCGCCCAATGGCGGGGACTGGGACCTCGACATGGGGGTGGCCCTTGCGCAACTGCGCGATGAGCTGCCCGACGACGTGGTGGTCACGCTCGACGCGGGCAACCACACCGGCTGGGCGCAGCGGTTCCTGCGCTTTGGCCGTCCGGGCCGGATCGTCGGCTCCACCTGTGGCGCGATGGGCTATTCCGTGCCCGCCGCCGTCGCAGCCTCGATCGCAGACCCTGAACGGCTGACGCTCTCCTTCGTCGGCGATGGCGGCTTTATGATGAGCGGCAACGAACTCGCCACCGCCGCGCAATATGGCGGGCGGCCCATCGTGCTGCTGTTCAACAACGGCATCTACGGCACCATCCGCATGCACCAAGAACGCGACCACCCGGAGCGTATCTCGGGCACCACCTTGCAGAACCAAGACTTCGTAAAGATGGCCGAAGGTCTGGGCGCCCATGCCGAGCGGGTGACCAAAACCGAGGATTTCGCCGCCGCCTTCACCCGCGCCCGCGAGAGTGGCCGTCCCGCCCTGATCGAACTGGTGACCGACCCTGAGCAGATCTCGACCCGCACCACGATCAGCAAGCTGCGCGCGGCGGCCCAGAAAAAAGTCGACGCTGACCAGCGCTGA
- a CDS encoding FAD-binding oxidoreductase — protein sequence MACTGPDPALALYARMRGQTADTLSTFEYIDRLGLQMVIDHAPGCSDPMAEVHPAYCLIELTGNGAQTDLDTRLETALEAAFEAEEIIDAVIGASEAQKDALWALRENLSEAQKPEGASIKHDVSVPVSRVADFIREATQACMDHMPGLRPCPFGHFGDGNLHFNLSRPVDMADAAFLAEYGAFNRIVHDIVHEMGGSFSAEHGIGTFKRAELRRYKDPVALELMEQIKATLDPGHLMNPGKVL from the coding sequence GTGGCCTGCACCGGCCCCGATCCGGCGCTCGCGCTCTATGCGCGGATGCGCGGCCAGACCGCCGACACGCTTTCGACATTCGAGTATATCGACCGGCTGGGCCTGCAAATGGTGATCGACCACGCGCCCGGCTGTAGCGATCCGATGGCCGAGGTGCATCCCGCCTATTGCCTGATCGAACTCACCGGCAATGGCGCGCAGACAGACCTCGACACCCGGCTGGAAACCGCGCTGGAAGCCGCTTTCGAGGCGGAGGAAATCATCGACGCCGTGATCGGCGCCTCGGAGGCGCAGAAAGACGCGCTTTGGGCGCTGCGAGAGAACCTGTCAGAGGCGCAGAAACCCGAAGGCGCGTCGATCAAACATGACGTTTCGGTCCCGGTGTCCCGCGTGGCGGATTTCATCCGCGAGGCGACCCAAGCCTGTATGGATCACATGCCCGGGCTGCGCCCCTGCCCCTTTGGCCATTTCGGCGACGGCAACCTGCATTTCAATCTGTCACGTCCGGTGGATATGGCGGATGCGGCGTTCCTTGCCGAATACGGGGCGTTCAACCGAATCGTGCATGATATCGTGCACGAAATGGGCGGCTCGTTCTCGGCGGAACATGGCATCGGCACCTTCAAACGCGCCGAGCTGCGCCGGTATAAAGACCCGGTCGCGCTGGAGTTGATGGAGCAGATCAAGGCCACCCTCGACCCGGGCCATTTGATGAACCCGGGCAAGGTGCTTTGA
- a CDS encoding SDR family oxidoreductase, whose translation MDQKIALITGAGSGVGLACAQRLAKDGFTLVLTGRQQDKIDAACARLDGQGHIAVAADVGVEAEVDALFERVETTFGRLDLLFNNAGRNGSAVEVDALSVAEWNDIVATNLTGSFLCARAAFALMKRQSPKGGRIINNGSISAHVPRPLSVPYTATKHAITGLTRALSLDGRAHDIACGQIDIGNAASEMTERMKEGILQPNGSRMSEPRMDVNDVAETLSYMAKLSLDSNAMFVTVMATKMPFAGRG comes from the coding sequence ATGGATCAAAAGATTGCTCTGATAACAGGGGCCGGAAGCGGGGTGGGCCTTGCCTGTGCGCAGCGTTTGGCGAAGGACGGTTTCACTCTCGTGCTGACGGGGCGGCAGCAGGATAAGATCGACGCAGCCTGCGCGAGGCTCGACGGGCAGGGGCATATCGCCGTGGCCGCCGATGTGGGCGTCGAGGCGGAGGTCGATGCGCTTTTCGAGCGGGTGGAGACGACCTTTGGGCGGCTGGATCTGCTGTTCAACAATGCCGGGCGCAATGGCTCGGCAGTTGAGGTAGACGCGCTCAGCGTGGCGGAGTGGAACGACATCGTCGCGACCAATCTGACCGGGTCATTCCTCTGCGCCCGTGCGGCTTTCGCCCTGATGAAACGGCAGAGCCCCAAGGGCGGGCGAATCATCAACAACGGCTCGATCAGCGCTCATGTGCCGCGCCCTCTGTCGGTGCCCTATACGGCGACGAAACACGCGATCACCGGGTTGACCCGCGCGCTGTCGCTCGACGGGCGGGCGCATGACATTGCCTGCGGGCAGATCGACATCGGCAATGCGGCGAGCGAGATGACCGAGCGGATGAAGGAGGGCATTCTGCAACCCAATGGCAGCCGCATGTCCGAGCCGCGCATGGATGTGAACGATGTGGCCGAAACGCTGTCTTACATGGCGAAGCTGTCGCTTGACTCCAACGCCATGTTCGTCACCGTGATGGCCACCAAAATGCCCTTCGCGGGGCGCGGTTAA
- a CDS encoding TetR/AcrR family transcriptional regulator: protein MDIGRSLVLRHGFSGVGLSRILSESGVPKGSFYYYFASKEAFGTAMLADYVEAYLDRVDALIAAPGTAGGKLDNFWDAWLSQSSAPGIASACLVVKLGSEVADLSETMRETLDQGVDALVARIAQLLRQGAEDGTVRVLEDPETTARMLYAKWLGAAVLAKLARSDAPLRMARAETSAQLSPTGDQFPT, encoded by the coding sequence TTGGACATAGGGCGCAGCCTCGTGCTGCGGCACGGGTTCTCTGGCGTTGGCCTGTCGCGCATTCTGAGCGAAAGCGGCGTGCCCAAGGGCTCGTTTTACTATTACTTCGCGTCGAAAGAGGCTTTTGGCACCGCGATGCTGGCAGATTACGTCGAGGCCTATCTCGACCGTGTCGATGCGCTGATCGCGGCCCCGGGAACGGCGGGCGGCAAGCTCGACAATTTCTGGGATGCATGGCTCAGCCAATCCAGCGCCCCGGGGATCGCCAGCGCCTGTTTGGTGGTGAAACTCGGATCCGAAGTCGCCGACCTGTCGGAAACGATGCGCGAAACCCTCGATCAGGGTGTCGATGCTTTGGTCGCCCGAATTGCCCAATTGCTGCGCCAAGGCGCAGAGGATGGGACCGTTCGGGTGCTCGAAGACCCCGAGACCACAGCCCGCATGCTCTATGCCAAATGGCTCGGCGCTGCGGTGCTGGCCAAACTGGCACGCAGCGATGCGCCGCTGCGCATGGCGCGCGCTGAAACCTCTGCCCAACTCTCCCCCACCGGGGACCAATTCCCAACCTGA
- a CDS encoding zinc-binding dehydrogenase, whose amino-acid sequence MFAAIHDTFGEPAEVLTTRETDKPAPAAGEALLRMVLSPIHNHDLWTVRGNYGYKPELPGAIGGSEALGIVEAVGEGVDEALIGKRVTAAGFHGAWAEYFTAPAAGLLPLPEAISDEAGAQLIAMPFSALSLLETLKVGEGDWLIQTAANGAVGKIMVGLAKARGVKLLNLVRREGAAEEMRDTGAEHVLSTEDADWQSKARELIGKDGAVSAIDSVGGELGGQLVELLGKDGELIVFGTATGQPLSMSSGELIMKHITVKGFWGSRVSGEMAAETRGRLIGELVQLAAKGQLPLDTGGIYPLAEVTEAMKAALTTGRGGKVMLRP is encoded by the coding sequence ATGTTCGCTGCCATCCACGACACATTCGGCGAGCCCGCCGAGGTTCTGACCACCCGCGAAACCGACAAGCCCGCGCCCGCCGCAGGCGAAGCGCTGCTGCGCATGGTGCTCTCGCCCATCCACAACCACGACCTTTGGACCGTGCGCGGCAACTATGGCTACAAGCCCGAACTGCCCGGCGCCATCGGCGGCTCCGAAGCGCTTGGCATCGTCGAGGCCGTGGGCGAAGGCGTTGATGAGGCGCTGATCGGCAAACGCGTCACCGCCGCTGGCTTCCACGGCGCATGGGCCGAGTATTTCACCGCCCCTGCCGCGGGCCTGCTGCCCCTGCCTGAGGCGATCTCGGACGAAGCGGGCGCGCAGTTGATTGCCATGCCCTTCAGCGCCCTGTCCCTGTTGGAAACCCTCAAAGTCGGCGAAGGCGATTGGCTGATCCAAACCGCCGCCAATGGCGCGGTCGGCAAGATCATGGTCGGTCTGGCCAAGGCGCGCGGTGTCAAATTGCTGAACCTCGTCCGCCGCGAAGGCGCCGCCGAAGAGATGCGCGACACCGGCGCGGAACATGTCCTCTCCACCGAAGATGCGGATTGGCAGAGCAAAGCGCGTGAGTTGATCGGCAAAGACGGCGCGGTCTCGGCCATCGATTCCGTCGGCGGTGAGTTGGGCGGTCAACTGGTCGAACTACTGGGCAAGGACGGTGAGTTGATCGTCTTCGGCACGGCGACAGGCCAGCCGCTCTCCATGTCCTCGGGCGAATTGATCATGAAGCACATCACCGTCAAAGGCTTCTGGGGCTCGCGCGTCAGCGGCGAGATGGCGGCAGAGACGCGGGGCCGCCTGATTGGCGAATTGGTGCAACTGGCTGCAAAGGGCCAACTGCCCCTCGACACCGGCGGCATCTACCCGCTGGCCGAGGTGACCGAGGCGATGAAAGCCGCGCTGACCACGGGCCGTGGCGGCAAGGTCATGCTGCGCCCGTGA
- a CDS encoding urease accessory protein UreD produces the protein MQPRAIGAAMVSAKAARGGSTIGELRQSGAMKLLFPRPDPALLQAIVINSAGGITGGDSFALTARAEAQAALSLTTQAAERAYRAQPGQVAALRNTLTVDSGATLHWLPQETILYDGCALRRHLTVDLAQDASLLLVEPLVFGRAAMGEALRHAYFRDRIEVNRAGQPLFHDAMTLSGDVTAHLAAPHIAAGAGALATLIYVAPDAEARLPRLRAQLPDIAGASLIGPDLLVARILAADSFDLRQSLVPILGTLSGDTLPRSWMT, from the coding sequence GTGCAGCCGCGCGCCATCGGTGCTGCGATGGTCTCGGCCAAGGCTGCGCGGGGCGGTTCGACAATCGGCGAATTGCGCCAGTCGGGCGCGATGAAGCTGCTCTTCCCCCGCCCCGACCCCGCGCTGTTGCAAGCAATCGTCATCAATTCCGCAGGCGGCATCACCGGCGGCGATAGTTTTGCCCTGACGGCCCGTGCCGAGGCGCAAGCGGCGCTCAGCCTCACCACGCAGGCCGCCGAACGCGCCTATCGCGCGCAACCGGGGCAAGTAGCGGCGCTGCGCAATACCCTCACCGTCGACTCCGGCGCGACGCTGCATTGGCTGCCGCAAGAGACCATTCTCTACGACGGATGCGCCCTGCGGCGGCATCTGACCGTCGATCTGGCGCAAGACGCCTCTCTCCTGCTGGTGGAGCCACTTGTCTTTGGCCGCGCCGCTATGGGTGAAGCGCTGCGTCATGCCTATTTCCGCGACCGGATCGAGGTCAACCGCGCGGGCCAGCCGCTTTTTCACGACGCGATGACGCTCAGCGGCGATGTCACCGCGCATCTGGCGGCCCCGCACATCGCGGCCGGGGCCGGTGCCCTTGCCACGCTGATCTATGTGGCCCCCGATGCCGAAGCGCGGCTGCCCCGGCTCCGCGCCCAATTGCCCGACATCGCCGGGGCCAGCCTGATCGGCCCTGACCTGCTGGTTGCTCGGATCCTCGCCGCAGATAGTTTCGATCTTCGCCAATCGCTCGTCCCGATTTTGGGCACGTTGAGCGGTGACACCCTTCCCCGATCATGGATGACCTGA
- a CDS encoding urease subunit gamma, translated as MQLTPREKDKLLISMAAEVARKRLARGVKLNHPEAIALITDTVVEGARDGRSVADMMQAGAHVITRDDCMEGVAEMIPEVQVEATFPDGTKLVTVHNPIR; from the coding sequence GTGCAACTGACCCCGCGAGAAAAAGACAAACTGCTGATCTCCATGGCTGCCGAGGTCGCCCGCAAGCGCCTTGCGCGCGGGGTCAAGCTGAACCACCCGGAGGCCATCGCCCTCATCACCGACACCGTGGTCGAAGGCGCGCGGGATGGCCGCAGCGTGGCCGATATGATGCAGGCCGGTGCCCATGTCATCACCCGCGACGACTGTATGGAGGGGGTGGCCGAGATGATCCCCGAGGTGCAGGTCGAAGCCACTTTTCCCGACGGGACCAAATTGGTCACCGTGCACAACCCCATCAGATAG
- a CDS encoding urease subunit beta, with translation MIPGEIIPAEGLLTLNADSTAITLMVANTGDRPVQVGSHYHFAESNPALEFDRAAARGLRLDIAAGTAVRFEPGQRREVALIPIGGARRVFGFNSAVMGDL, from the coding sequence ATGATCCCCGGTGAGATCATTCCGGCGGAGGGCCTGTTGACCCTCAATGCCGACAGCACGGCGATCACGCTGATGGTCGCCAATACCGGCGACCGCCCGGTGCAGGTCGGCAGCCACTACCATTTCGCCGAGAGCAACCCGGCGCTTGAGTTCGACCGCGCCGCCGCGCGGGGCCTGCGCCTCGACATCGCGGCGGGGACTGCGGTGCGTTTCGAGCCCGGCCAACGGCGCGAGGTCGCGCTCATCCCGATCGGCGGGGCGCGGCGTGTCTTTGGCTTTAACAGCGCGGTGATGGGAGACCTCTGA
- the ureC gene encoding urease subunit alpha, with protein sequence MPAQIKRGDYAAMFGPTVGDRVRLADTDLIIEVERDLTTGEGRAYGEEVKFGGGKVIRDGMGQSQVTRAGGAVDTVITNALIVDHTGIYKADVGLKDGRIAKIGKAGNPDTQPGVDIIIGPGTEVIAGEGRILTAGGFDSHIHFICPQQIEDALHSGLTTMLGGGTGPAHGTLATTCTPGGWHIGRMMQAADAFPMNLAFAGKGNASQPAALEEQINAGACALKLHEDWGTTPAAIDCCLGVADAMDVQVMIHTDTLNESGFVEHTVKAMKGRTIHAFHTEGAGGGHAPDIIKICGEEHVLPSSTNPTRPFTVNTLEEHLDMLMVCHHLDKSIPEDVAFAESRIRRETIAAEDILHDMGAFSIIASDSQAMGRVGEVLIRTWQTADKMKKQRGRLPEETGDNDNYRVRRYIAKYTINPAIAHGISTHIGSIGEGKRADLVLWNPAFFGVKPEMVLLGGSIVCAQMGDPNASIPTPQPVYSRPMFGAYGRAVENSAVVFVSEAAEAAGVGGSLGLAKQTLAVRNTREIGKRDLKLNDALPEVEVNPETYEVRADGELLTCEPASVLPMAQRYFLF encoded by the coding sequence ATGCCTGCACAGATCAAACGCGGTGACTATGCCGCCATGTTCGGCCCCACAGTGGGCGACCGGGTGCGGCTGGCCGATACGGACCTTATCATCGAAGTCGAACGTGACCTGACCACTGGGGAGGGCCGGGCCTATGGCGAAGAGGTCAAGTTCGGCGGCGGCAAGGTGATCCGCGATGGCATGGGCCAGTCGCAGGTCACCCGCGCGGGCGGCGCCGTGGACACGGTCATCACCAATGCGCTGATCGTTGACCATACCGGCATCTACAAGGCCGATGTCGGGCTGAAAGACGGGCGCATCGCCAAGATCGGCAAAGCGGGCAACCCAGACACGCAGCCAGGGGTCGATATCATCATCGGGCCGGGCACCGAGGTGATCGCGGGCGAGGGGCGCATCCTCACTGCCGGGGGCTTTGACAGCCATATCCACTTCATCTGCCCGCAACAGATCGAAGACGCACTGCATTCGGGGCTGACCACCATGCTCGGCGGCGGCACTGGCCCCGCGCATGGCACATTGGCCACCACCTGCACGCCGGGCGGCTGGCATATCGGGCGCATGATGCAGGCCGCCGATGCCTTTCCGATGAACCTCGCCTTTGCAGGGAAAGGCAATGCCTCGCAACCCGCCGCACTGGAAGAGCAGATCAACGCAGGCGCCTGCGCGCTGAAACTGCATGAGGATTGGGGCACCACCCCGGCGGCCATCGACTGCTGCCTTGGCGTTGCCGATGCGATGGACGTGCAGGTGATGATCCACACCGACACGCTGAACGAAAGCGGCTTTGTCGAACATACCGTGAAGGCCATGAAGGGCCGCACGATCCACGCCTTCCACACCGAAGGCGCGGGCGGGGGCCATGCCCCGGACATCATCAAGATTTGCGGCGAAGAGCATGTGCTGCCCTCCTCGACCAACCCCACGCGGCCCTTCACGGTCAACACGTTGGAAGAGCATCTGGATATGCTCATGGTGTGTCACCACCTCGACAAATCGATCCCCGAGGATGTGGCCTTTGCCGAAAGCCGCATCCGGCGGGAGACCATCGCCGCCGAAGACATTCTGCATGACATGGGGGCTTTCTCGATCATCGCCTCCGACAGTCAGGCCATGGGCCGGGTCGGAGAGGTCTTGATCCGCACATGGCAGACCGCTGACAAGATGAAAAAGCAGCGCGGACGGTTGCCCGAAGAGACGGGCGACAACGACAATTATCGCGTCCGCCGCTACATCGCGAAATACACCATTAACCCCGCTATCGCTCATGGCATCTCGACCCATATCGGCAGCATTGGAGAGGGCAAGCGTGCCGATCTGGTGCTGTGGAACCCCGCCTTTTTCGGGGTGAAGCCCGAGATGGTCTTGCTTGGCGGCAGCATCGTCTGCGCGCAGATGGGCGACCCCAACGCCTCGATCCCCACGCCGCAGCCGGTCTATTCGCGGCCCATGTTCGGCGCCTATGGCCGGGCGGTGGAAAACTCCGCCGTGGTCTTTGTCAGCGAAGCGGCAGAGGCCGCGGGAGTGGGCGGTAGCCTCGGCCTTGCCAAACAGACGCTTGCAGTGCGCAACACCCGCGAGATCGGCAAGCGCGATCTGAAGTTGAACGACGCGCTGCCCGAGGTCGAGGTCAACCCCGAGACCTATGAGGTGCGCGCGGATGGTGAATTGCTGACCTGTGAACCTGCCTCCGTGCTGCCCATGGCGCAGCGCTATTTCCTGTTTTGA
- the ureE gene encoding urease accessory protein UreE codes for MTPILCQEMRRAGAWSEASDRVELTYDGRFLRRKVLTTADGLAFLVDLAQTTSLDHGDAFVLADGRLVEVVAADEALLEVTGPDLPRIAWHIGNRHTPCQIDADRLVIQRDHVIAKMLGQIGATTREITGPFRPEGGAYGHGRTHGHDHGHVHHAVHNHDHPHDHAHG; via the coding sequence ATGACCCCAATTCTTTGCCAAGAGATGCGTCGCGCCGGAGCGTGGTCCGAGGCCAGTGACCGGGTCGAGCTGACCTATGACGGGCGCTTTCTGCGCCGCAAGGTGCTGACCACGGCGGACGGGCTGGCGTTTCTGGTGGATCTTGCACAGACCACCTCGCTCGACCATGGCGATGCCTTCGTGCTGGCCGACGGGCGTTTGGTCGAAGTTGTGGCCGCCGACGAAGCCCTGCTGGAGGTGACCGGCCCCGACCTGCCGCGCATCGCGTGGCATATCGGCAACCGCCACACCCCCTGTCAAATCGACGCCGACCGGCTGGTGATTCAGCGCGACCATGTGATCGCCAAGATGCTCGGCCAGATCGGTGCCACCACGCGAGAGATCACCGGCCCCTTCCGCCCCGAGGGCGGTGCCTATGGCCATGGGCGCACCCATGGGCATGATCACGGCCATGTTCACCACGCTGTTCACAATCACGACCACCCGCATGACCATGCGCATGGCTGA
- a CDS encoding urease accessory protein UreF — protein MADTLQADALLTLVQMLSPSYPVGAFAYSHGLEWAVQNGDVTGQDSLADWLRGVLRHGAGQADALFLAAAYHADDPSEIDAQARAFAASAERLKETVLQGEAFARASAAIWQQEMPPLCYPVAVGRAARLQGLPLRQTLEVFLHAFTANLATAGMRLIPLGQTEGQIVIRDLAPICLEVAAAAEEGTLDDLSSTAFLSDIAAMKHETQYSRIFRT, from the coding sequence ATGGCTGACACCCTACAGGCCGACGCGCTTCTTACCTTGGTGCAGATGCTGTCGCCCTCCTACCCGGTGGGGGCCTTCGCCTATAGCCATGGGTTGGAATGGGCGGTGCAGAACGGGGATGTAACGGGGCAAGACAGCTTGGCCGATTGGCTGCGCGGCGTGCTGCGGCACGGCGCGGGACAGGCGGATGCGCTTTTCCTTGCGGCGGCTTATCACGCGGATGACCCATCGGAGATCGACGCGCAGGCCCGCGCCTTTGCCGCCTCTGCCGAGCGGTTGAAAGAGACCGTGCTACAGGGCGAAGCCTTTGCCCGCGCCAGCGCCGCGATCTGGCAGCAGGAGATGCCGCCGCTTTGCTATCCCGTGGCCGTCGGACGCGCCGCGCGGTTGCAAGGGCTGCCGCTGCGTCAAACGCTTGAGGTGTTCTTGCACGCCTTTACCGCCAACCTCGCCACCGCGGGCATGCGCCTGATCCCCTTGGGGCAGACCGAGGGGCAGATCGTCATCCGCGACCTTGCGCCGATTTGCCTTGAGGTTGCCGCGGCGGCAGAGGAGGGCACGCTCGACGATCTCTCCTCCACCGCCTTTCTCAGCGACATCGCCGCGATGAAACACGAAACCCAATATTCAAGGATTTTCCGCACATGA